In Rosa chinensis cultivar Old Blush chromosome 1, RchiOBHm-V2, whole genome shotgun sequence, a genomic segment contains:
- the LOC112181727 gene encoding LOB domain-containing protein 15 isoform X1 — translation MSRERERFDFDEIGKKLKREIDAPNSSSAHHHHQMGRRHMLGPPGTLNTITPCAACKLLRRRCAQECPFSPYFSPHEPQKFASVHKVFGASNVSKMLMEVPESQRADAANSLVYEANVRLRDPVYGCMGAISALQQQVQSLQAELNAVRGEILKYKYREANLMDPSSHHHHHHHQVAALFSTTSGGAVSVASLPPSTQPPPPPPPPPPLPPTSSSSSMYTQPNSAADYSTLSSENVSYFG, via the exons ATGTCCAGAGAAAG ggagagatttgattttgatgagatAGGGAAGAAGCTGAAGAGAGAAATAGATGCTCCTAATTCTTCTTCTGctcatcaccatcatcaaatGGGAAGAAGACATATGTTGGGTCCCCCCGGAACCCTAAACACGATCACGCCATGTGCAGCCTGCAAGCTCTTGAGAAGAAGATGCGCTCAAGAATGCCCTTTCTCTCCCTACTTCTCTCCCCACGAACCCCAGAAGTTCGCCTCCGTCCACAAAGTGTTTGGCGCCAGCAACGTATCCAAGATGCTTATG GAGGTACCGGAGAGTCAAAGAGCAGACGCGGCGAATAGTCTTGTGTACGAGGCGAACGTGAGGCTAAGAGATCCGGTGTACGGATGCATGGGAGCGATTTCGGCTTTGCAGCAGCAAGTTCAATCTTTACAAGCTGAGCTTAATGCTGTGAGGGGTGAGATACTTAAGTACAAATATAGGGAAGCAAATCTCATGGATCCTTcttctcatcatcatcatcatcatcatcaagtgGCAGCTTTGTTCTCTACTACTTCTGGGGGAGCTGTTTCAGTTGCTTCCCTCCCACCGTCCACAcagccgccaccgccaccgccaccgcctCCTCCTCTGCCTCCtacttcctcctcctcatctaTGTACACTCAACCCAACAGCGCCGCCGACTATAGCACCCTTTCAAGTGAAAATGTTTCCtactttggttaa
- the LOC112181727 gene encoding LOB domain-containing protein 15 isoform X2 → MSRERERFDFDEIGKKLKREIDAPNSSSAHHHHQMGRRHMLGPPGTLNTITPCAACKLLRRRCAQECPFSPYFSPHEPQKFASVHKVFGASNVSKMLMVPESQRADAANSLVYEANVRLRDPVYGCMGAISALQQQVQSLQAELNAVRGEILKYKYREANLMDPSSHHHHHHHQVAALFSTTSGGAVSVASLPPSTQPPPPPPPPPPLPPTSSSSSMYTQPNSAADYSTLSSENVSYFG, encoded by the exons ATGTCCAGAGAAAG ggagagatttgattttgatgagatAGGGAAGAAGCTGAAGAGAGAAATAGATGCTCCTAATTCTTCTTCTGctcatcaccatcatcaaatGGGAAGAAGACATATGTTGGGTCCCCCCGGAACCCTAAACACGATCACGCCATGTGCAGCCTGCAAGCTCTTGAGAAGAAGATGCGCTCAAGAATGCCCTTTCTCTCCCTACTTCTCTCCCCACGAACCCCAGAAGTTCGCCTCCGTCCACAAAGTGTTTGGCGCCAGCAACGTATCCAAGATGCTTATG GTACCGGAGAGTCAAAGAGCAGACGCGGCGAATAGTCTTGTGTACGAGGCGAACGTGAGGCTAAGAGATCCGGTGTACGGATGCATGGGAGCGATTTCGGCTTTGCAGCAGCAAGTTCAATCTTTACAAGCTGAGCTTAATGCTGTGAGGGGTGAGATACTTAAGTACAAATATAGGGAAGCAAATCTCATGGATCCTTcttctcatcatcatcatcatcatcatcaagtgGCAGCTTTGTTCTCTACTACTTCTGGGGGAGCTGTTTCAGTTGCTTCCCTCCCACCGTCCACAcagccgccaccgccaccgccaccgcctCCTCCTCTGCCTCCtacttcctcctcctcatctaTGTACACTCAACCCAACAGCGCCGCCGACTATAGCACCCTTTCAAGTGAAAATGTTTCCtactttggttaa
- the LOC112180243 gene encoding uncharacterized protein LOC112180243, with product MMKHNDDHRNNKVFTSPKLVAKETSVANSSCRVYYGASVGAVPFMWESQPGTPKHTLSEISLPPLTPPPSYSFNTTPKHSSSSMQRSGSRAKALLDSIFPRVLKWRKAARNMSPSSSVSWSSSSSSSCSSTSSKGTQKHYSVSRVPFGYDDEDEDLTRSGSPTSTLCFGIKRRGSDYFRGCNSVPKIMFASMSIGSHDQSHRGRTAEN from the coding sequence ATGATGAAGCACAACGATGATCACAGAAACAACAAGGTCTTCACCTCCCCCAAGCTCGTGGCCAAGGAGACCTCCGTGGCCAACTCGTCTTGCAGAGTCTACTACGGCGCCTCCGTCGGAGCGGTTCCGTTCATGTGGGAGTCGCAGCCAGGTACTCCTAAGCACACTCTTTCCGAgatctctcttcctcctctaacTCCTCCTCCTTcatattccttcaacacaacTCCGAAACACTCGTCCTCATCCATGCAAAGAAGCGGCTCTAGAGCTAAAGCGCTTCTGGACTCCATTTTCCCTAGGGTGCTGAAATGGAGGAAGGCCGCCCGGAACATGTCGCCGTCTTCTTCTGTGTCGTGGTCGTCGTCCTCATCCTCATCGTGCTCGTCGACTTCTTCAAAGGGCACCCAGAAACATTACTCGGTTTCGAGGGTGCCATTTGGCTACGACGACGAGGATGAGGATCTAACGAGGTCCGGATCGCCTACTTCGACTTTGTGCTTTGGGATTAAACGCAGAGGTAGTGATTACTTCAGAGGCTGCAATTCGGTGCCGAAGATCATGTTTGCCTCCATGTCCATTGGTAGCCATGACCAATCACACCGAGGTCGTACTGCTGAGAATTGA